A part of Gossypium hirsutum isolate 1008001.06 chromosome A07, Gossypium_hirsutum_v2.1, whole genome shotgun sequence genomic DNA contains:
- the LOC107930778 gene encoding DNA-directed RNA polymerases II and IV subunit 5A, whose product MVLSDDEIRRLFRIRKTVLQLLKDRDYFVGDFEINMSREQFISKFGENMKREDLIINKAKRNDSSDQIYVFFPEEPKVGVKTMKTYTNRMKSENVFRAILVVQQNLTPFARTCINEISSKFHLEVFQETELLVNVKEHSLVPEHQVLTTEEKKTLLQRYTVKETQLPRIQVSDPIARYYGLKRGQVVKIIRPSETAGRYITYRYVV is encoded by the exons ATGGTTCTGTCGGACGATGAAATCAGGAGGTTGTTTCGTATCCGAAAGACGGTATTGCAGTTGTTGAAAGACAGAGATTACTTCGTCGGAGATTTCGAGATTAACATGTCTAGAGAACAATTTATTTCCAAATTTGGCGAAAACATGAAAAGGGAGGATCTCATTATTAATAAAGCTAAGCGAAACGATAGCTCTGATCAG ATCTATGTTTTCTTTCCTGAAGAACCCAAGGTTGGTGTGAAAACAATGAAGACATATACCAACCGCATGAAATCGGAGAATGTATTTAGGGCTATACTGGTTGTGCAACAAAATTTGACTCCCTTTGCTCGGACTTGTATCAATGAAATTTCTTCCAAATTCCACTTGGAGGTTTTCCAG GAAACGGAGCTCCTTGTTAATGTAAAAGAACATTCTCTTGTTCCGGAGCATCAGGTGCTTACTACCGAGGAGAAAAAGACTTTGCTGCAGAGATATACTGTAAAGGAAACACAG CTGCCGCGTATCCAGGTGAGTGATCCGATCGCAAGATACTACGGGCTGAAGCGTGGACAAGTGGTGAAGATAATTAGGCCTAGCGAGACTGCTGGTCGTTATATTACCTATCGGTATGTGGTGTGA
- the LOC107930784 gene encoding NADPH:adrenodoxin oxidoreductase, mitochondrial, which produces MAIFGARRVLWRSFSTISSHPLRVCIVGSGPAGFYTAEKILKTHQGSQVDIIDRLPTPYGLVRSGVAPDHPETKNVINQFSRVAQNGRCSFLGNVALGYSISLVELRELYHVVVLAYGAESDRVVGIPGEDLKGVHSAREFVWWYNGHPYGRNLDPDLKNTDTAVILGQGNVALDVARILLRPTSELAITDIASHALTALEQSSIRKVYLVGRRGPVQAACTAKELREVLGIKDLYIHIKETDLKITPADEEEMKNSRIHRRVYELLSKAATAGPSQPSSGQRELHFVFFRQPDRFLESYDKKGYVSGVHLEKTTLKGIGSGKQIAIGTGQFENLSCGIVLKSIGYKSVPVDDLPFDNQKGVVPNVKGRILSDNSGDPTSIENGLYVCGWLKRGPTGIIATNLYCAEETVASLSEDLELGVLASTTRLPKLGRDGLLQILDNRNVRVVPFSAWERIDKEEKRLGSLRNKPREKLTSWEELLKVAGSE; this is translated from the exons ATGGCAATATTTGGAGCTAGACGAGTTTTATGGCGAAGCTTTTCGACAATTTCTTCTCATCCGTTACGTGTCTGCATCGTCGGAAGCGGTCCCGCCGGCTTCTACACTGCGGAAAAG ATATTGAAGACTCATCAAGGATCACAAGTTGACATTATTGATCGATTACCTACGCCCTATGGATTAGTACGCTCTGGCGTTGCACCTGATCATCCCGAAACTAAG AATGTGATTAATCAATTCTCTCGGGTTGCACAAAACGGACGGTGTTCTTTTTTGGGGAATGTTGCTCTTGGATATTCGATTTCTTTGGTGGAACTTCGGGAGCTTTACCATGTC GTGGTGCTTGCTTATGGTGCGGAAAGTGATAGAGTTGTAGGCATTCCGGGAGAA GATTTGAAAGGAGTACATTCAGCTAGAGAGTTTGTTTGGTGGTATAATGGGCACCCATATGGAAGAAACCTGGACCCTGATTTGAAGAACACTGATACAGCTGTTATCCTTGGTCAG GGAAATGTAGCTCTTGATGTTGCTCGTATCCTTCTACGTCCAACATCTGAATTGGCAATAACTGATATTGCTAGCCATGCTTTGACTGCTTTGGAACAAAGCTCTATAAG GAAAGTATATCTGGTTGGAAGACGTGGACCAGTCCAAGCAGCCTGTACTGCAAAAGAGCTCCGAGAAGTTCTTG GTATTAAAGATTTGTATATTCACATAAAGGAAACAGATTTGAAGATAACCCCGGCTGATGAG GAAGAAATGAAAAACAGTCGTATTCATCGGAGGGTTTATGAGTTACTTTCTAAGGCAGCAACTGCAGGACCTTCCCAACCTAGTTCAGGTCAACGCGAACTTCATTTTGTTTTCTTCCGTCAACCTGATAGATTTCTAGAATCATATGACAAAAAGGGATACGTTTCTGGGGTGCACCTTGAGAAGACAACTCTAAAAG GTATTGGCTCTGGAAAACAGATTGCCATAGGTACTGGACAATTTGAAAATCTTTCTTGTGg GATTGTGCTAAAGAGTATTGGCTATAAATCAGTGCCAGTCGATGATTTGCCATTTGATAATCAGAAAG GTGTGGTTCCAAATGTTAAAGGTCGAATTCTAAGTGACAATTCTGGAGATCCTACATCAATTGAGAATGGATTGTATGTCTGCGGATGGTTGAAGAGAGGACCAACTGGCATTATCGCTACGAATCTTTACTGTGCTGAGGAAACT GTCGCAAGTTTATCAGAAGATCTTGAACTAGGTGTCTTAGCATCAACAACCAGGTTGCCGAAACTTGGAAGAGATGGACTCCTCCAGATTTTGGACAATAGAAATGTCCGAGTTGTACCTTTCAGTGCTTGGGAAAGAATAGACAAGGAAGAGAAGAGGTTAGGGAGTTTGAGAAATAAACCAAGAGAGAAATTGACCTCATGGGAGGAGCTACTAAAAGTTGCTGGCTCTGAATGA